A section of the Lineus longissimus chromosome 1, tnLinLong1.2, whole genome shotgun sequence genome encodes:
- the LOC135488079 gene encoding zinc transporter ZIP11-like, translated as MLVGYSPTVQALFGTLFTWGLTALGAALVFVFKRGRRKILDGSLGFAAGVMTAASYWSLLAPAIEMAENSGSYGSNGEWAFVPVAIGFAVGAAFVYAADILMPMFGIVDPNLALALESEPKKETDSNDDLNSIGTVEDGNVKGVYPMSTTTATKRRLTDTPPNSVINDGIYSEPEKKQNTASWRRILLLIVAITVHNIPEGLAVGVGFGAIGKSSKATFENARNLAIGIGIQNFPEGLAVSLPLRGAGLSVWKSFWYGQLSGMVEPIAGLIGAFAVSVAEPILPYALAFAAGAMIYVVVDDIIPEAQQGGNGKIASWWTIVGFLVMMSLDVGLG; from the exons ATGCTTGTCGGTTACAGTCCAACCGTGCAAGCCCTCTTTGGAACCCTGTTCACGTGGGGGTTAACTGCATTGGGAGCTGCACTGGTATTCGTCTTCAAGAGAGGCCGT CGAAAGATACTTGATGGAAGTCTTGGCTTTGCCGCCGGGGTGATGACTGCAGCCTCTTACTGGTCGTTGCTTGCCCCAGCGATTGAGATGGCAGAAAATTCTGGAAGCTATGGCTCAAACGGAGAATGGGCATTTGTACCTGTTGCCATTGGTTTTGCAGTGGGAGCTGCATTTGTGTATGCTGCTGATATACTCATGCCAATGTTT GGGATCGTTGATCCAAATCTTGCCCTTGCTCTGGAGAGTGAGCCAAAGAAAGAAACAGACTCAAATGATGACCTCAACTCTATTGGAACAGTTGAAGACGGAAATGTGAAAG GTGTCTACCCTATGTCCACAACAACTGCTACAAAACGCCGCTTGACAGATACTCCACCAAACTCTGTGATAAATGATGGCATTTACTCCGAGCCTGAAAAGAAGCAAAACACAGCTAGTTGGCGGCGAATTTTACTCTTAATTGTGGCAATAACTGTACATAACATTCCTGAGGGTCTTGCAGTGGGGGTCGGATTTGGTGCGATTGGGAAGTCGTCAAAGGCTACTTTTGAAAATGCACG GAATCTTGCCATTGGTATAGGTATCCAAAATTTCCCCGAGGGGCTGGCAGTTAGTTTACCATTGAGGGGAGCAGGACTCTCTgtctggaaaagtttttg GTATGGTCAATTAAGTGGTATGGTTGAACCAATAGCAGGTTTGATTGGTGCCTTTGCTGTCTCAGTGGCTGAGCCCATTCTCCCGTATGCTCTTGCCTTTGCTGCTGGTGCCATGATCTATGTTGTGGTCGATGATATCATTCCTGAGGCTCAACAAGG aggCAATGGCAAAATAGCTTCCTGGTGGACGATAGTAGGCTTCCTAGTCATGATGTCGTTAGACGTTGGTCTAGGTTGA